In the genome of Dehalococcoidia bacterium, one region contains:
- a CDS encoding Vms1/Ankzf1 family peptidyl-tRNA hydrolase, whose protein sequence is MISVEEVRALEHLHRPGVWVLSVYLTVDPTHTVWPAPRTKVSNAIKALEASAPTPTYRKALLKEWERLDEWFAQWTPQGRGLVLFTAEPLDLWRTWHLPVPVPDLVRFQETAYTTPLLNLLDEYERYGVVLVEKQRARLFLVHLGQVEEEALVLTPVPQKHAQGGWSAPRFQRHHEESVKEHVRAVVQSLEEMLRQRRFDRLILGGPVEARTALEEALSPALRQRVVGTLSLHPNQTTPQEVLEASRTIEEEVERRREADLVEELITAAAKRGAAVLSPERTLFALHARQVHLLVVAHGWHPSGARCTGCALLTPSMRGPCPLCGGNLAPIPDLADAAAEQAIAQGVGIEWVKGPARERLLGVGGMGAFLTWEPRHSLRARRLARQQKGAG, encoded by the coding sequence ATGATCTCCGTGGAAGAGGTACGCGCACTGGAGCATCTGCACCGTCCTGGGGTGTGGGTGCTCTCGGTGTACTTGACCGTGGACCCCACCCACACCGTGTGGCCCGCACCCCGGACGAAAGTCTCCAACGCCATCAAAGCCCTGGAGGCGAGCGCCCCCACCCCCACCTATCGCAAGGCCCTGCTGAAAGAGTGGGAGCGCCTGGACGAGTGGTTCGCCCAGTGGACCCCCCAGGGGCGGGGGCTGGTGCTGTTCACCGCCGAGCCTCTGGACCTCTGGCGCACCTGGCACCTGCCTGTCCCCGTGCCCGACCTGGTGCGCTTCCAGGAGACGGCCTACACCACGCCTCTGCTGAACCTGCTGGATGAGTATGAGCGGTATGGGGTGGTGCTGGTGGAGAAGCAGAGGGCACGCCTGTTCCTGGTGCACCTGGGGCAGGTGGAGGAGGAGGCCCTGGTGCTTACCCCCGTCCCCCAGAAGCACGCCCAGGGGGGATGGTCGGCCCCCCGTTTCCAACGCCACCACGAGGAGTCCGTCAAGGAGCATGTCCGCGCCGTTGTCCAAAGCTTGGAGGAGATGCTCCGCCAACGGCGTTTTGACCGCCTAATTCTAGGGGGGCCGGTGGAGGCCCGCACCGCTTTGGAGGAGGCTCTCTCTCCCGCCCTGCGCCAGCGGGTGGTGGGCACCCTCTCCCTTCACCCCAACCAGACCACTCCCCAAGAGGTGCTGGAGGCATCCCGCACCATTGAGGAGGAGGTGGAGCGCCGCCGCGAGGCCGACCTGGTGGAGGAACTCATCACCGCCGCCGCCAAACGGGGGGCGGCGGTGCTCTCGCCCGAACGGACGCTTTTTGCCCTGCACGCACGTCAGGTGCACCTGCTGGTGGTGGCGCACGGGTGGCATCCCTCGGGGGCGCGGTGCACGGGGTGCGCACTCTTGACCCCCTCCATGCGGGGGCCGTGCCCCCTGTGTGGCGGGAACCTGGCACCCATCCCCGACTTGGCCGACGCCGCCGCTGAGCAGGCCATCGCCCAAGGCGTCGGGATTGAGTGGGTGAAGGGGCCCGCACGGGAGCGCCTGCTGGGTGTGGGGGGGATGGGGGCCTTCCTCACCTGGGAGCCACGCCACAGCTTGCGGGCGCGCCGCCTGGCCCGCCAGCAGAAAGGCGCGGGCTAA